One region of Populus trichocarpa isolate Nisqually-1 chromosome 4, P.trichocarpa_v4.1, whole genome shotgun sequence genomic DNA includes:
- the LOC7468347 gene encoding uncharacterized protein PAM68-like isoform X2, with protein MNTLVCSQKSPLYLANSSPWKPMAPSILPTSIQKTLNNPPATWKVQASAKGFGSAPPSIQESSIKKTSKNTNNNDDEEIPEEVLYRIIKRVLVSVGAPMALAFASMNVIGLVMEQHIWNVPKWFMFLTLFLTLGASVCGIAYGALSTSMDPNEKGSFLGFEQVQKNWVEMWKEEDEGKKSWD; from the exons ATGAATACTCTAGTTTGTTCACAAAAATCACCCCTCTATCTTGCAAACTCTTCACCATGGAAGCCAATGGCTCCTTCTATCCTCCCAACAAGCatacaaaaaaccctaaacaaccCACCTGCAACATGGAAAGTGCAAGCAAGTGCTAAAGGCTTTGGTAGCGCCCCACCTTCCATACAAGAAAGTAGCATTAAGAAAACCTCCAAAAACACCAACAACAATGACGACGAAGAAATCCCAGAAGAGGTGCTTTATAGAATCATAAAGAGAGTCTTGGTATCCGTTGGGGCACCTATGGCACTTGCCTTTGCATCAATGAACGTGATAGGTTTGGTCATGGAGCAGCATATATGGAATGTGCCAAAATGGTTCATGTTTTTGACACTTTTTCTTACTTTAGGAGCTTCTGTTTGTGGGATTGCTTATGGGGCTTTATCTACTAGCATGGATCCAAACGAAAAGGGATCGTTTCTTGGGTTTGAACAAGTCCAGAAGAATTGGGTTGAGATGtggaaagaagaagatgagg gcaAGAAATCTTGGGACTGA
- the LOC7494532 gene encoding E3 ubiquitin-protein ligase SINA-like 7 — translation MRKFILEDGEGSSYPRPKRQRPSSPSSPPPPPPEFPMEEIAREEEEEEEEEEEEEEEEDDDDEDTSDESEEEDEEEVEEIVRPPPRPPQQQNNQMETVGLQLLQPRLYESPIFLEPTLVRPSRNGAIFVALSDPEVLDCPTCCETLTIPVFQCENGHVACSSCSKKLQHKCPSCAMPIGDNRCRAIEKVLESLKVRCSNWRYGCRENICFSKKYEHDKCCSHALCTCPLLGCNFQGSSKQLYLHCRRKHLGKLTSFQFNTSFPLFITVNDKFCILQEDKEGVLFILNNRSDTLGHVITVSCMGLSSSKPGYFYELMTRAEGSNIRFQSSTRNVRTRVDDPPSLGCLLVPNDFLGTYGQITLDVCIWRLGSYPAISSVRA, via the exons ATGAGAAAATTCATACTTGAAGATGGAGAAGGTTCAAGCTATCCAAGGCCGAAAAGACAAAGACCCTCTTCTCcctcctctcctcctcctcctcctcctgaaTTTCCTATGGAAGAAATTGCTcgtgaggaagaagaagaagaagaagaagaagaagaagaagaagaagaagaagatgatgatgatgaagacaCAAGTGAtgaaagtgaagaagaagatgaggaggAGGTGGAAGAAATAGTGAGACCACCACCACGACCAccacaacaacaaaataatcaGATGGAAACTGTGGGACTACAACTACTACAACCCAGATTATATGAGAGTCCAATCTTTCTAGAACCTACCCTTGTGAGGCCCAGCAGAAATGGAGCTATTTTTGTAGCTTTATCAGACCCAGAAGTTCTTGATTGTCCCACCTGCTGTGAAACCTTGACCATTCCTGTTTTTCAG TGTGAGAATGGACATGTAGCTTGTTCTTCATGCAGCAAAAAACTCCAACATAAGTGTCCTTCTTGTGCTATGCCCATTGGTGATAACCGTTGTCGTGCCATTGAGAAGGTTCTTGAATCGCTGAAAGTACGATGCTCCAATTGGAGGTATGGATGCAGAGAAAACATTTGTTTCAGTAAGAAATACGAACATGACAAGTGTTGTAGCCATGCGCTGTGCACATGCCCCCTGTTGGGTTGCAACTTCCAGGGCTCATCTAAGCAATTGTACCTACACTGTAGACGTAAACATTTAGGCAAGTTGACAAGTTTCCAATTCAATACCAGCTTCCCTCTTTTCATTACTGTCAATGACAAATTCTGTATTCTTCAAGAAGATAAAGAAGGTGTTTTATTCATTCTGAATAATAGATCGGATACTCTTGGACATGTGATCACTGTTAGTTGTATGGGGCTTTCTTCATCAAAGCCAGGGTACTTTTACGAACTTATGACAAGAGCAGAGGGAAGCAATATCAGATTCCAATCTTCCACAAGAAATGTCCGAACCAGAGTTGATGACCCTCCATCGCTGGGGTGCCTTCTAGTACCAAATGATTTCCTTGGTACTTATGGGCAGATAACCTTGGACGTCTGCATCTGGCGTCTTGGCTCATATCCTGCCATTAGCTCTGT AAGAGCATGA
- the LOC7468345 gene encoding heavy metal-associated isoprenylated plant protein 39 isoform X2 → MQKAMLKLDMHDEKTKKKAMKTVSGFSGVDSISMDWNDKKLTVTGDIDPVNIVKKLRKFCHVEIVSVGEAKEPEKKKEEPEKQEDEKKDVHQNVDELARAYRAYYPHATMYYHVSSVEDGTNACVIS, encoded by the exons atgcaG AAAGCTATGTTGAAACTGGATATGCATGAtgagaaaaccaagaaaaaggcTATGAAGACAGTCTCTGGTTTctcag GGGTGGATTCAATATCCATGGACTGGAACGACAAGAAATTGACAGTAACAGGCGACATCGACCCAGTAAACATAGtgaaaaaattgagaaagttTTGTCACGTAGAGATAGTTTCTGTAGGAGAAGCAAAAGagcctgaaaagaaaaaagaagagccAGAGAAACAAGAAGATGAGAAGAAAGATGTTCATCAAAACGTGGATGAGTTGGCGAGGGCTTACAGGGCCTATTATCCTCACGCGACCATGTATTACCATGTTTCAAGTGTTGAGGATGGTACTAATGCTTGtgtcatttcttaa
- the LOC7468345 gene encoding heavy metal-associated isoprenylated plant protein 39 isoform X1: MQEHRKAMLKLDMHDEKTKKKAMKTVSGFSGVDSISMDWNDKKLTVTGDIDPVNIVKKLRKFCHVEIVSVGEAKEPEKKKEEPEKQEDEKKDVHQNVDELARAYRAYYPHATMYYHVSSVEDGTNACVIS, translated from the exons ATGCAGGAGCACCGC AAAGCTATGTTGAAACTGGATATGCATGAtgagaaaaccaagaaaaaggcTATGAAGACAGTCTCTGGTTTctcag GGGTGGATTCAATATCCATGGACTGGAACGACAAGAAATTGACAGTAACAGGCGACATCGACCCAGTAAACATAGtgaaaaaattgagaaagttTTGTCACGTAGAGATAGTTTCTGTAGGAGAAGCAAAAGagcctgaaaagaaaaaagaagagccAGAGAAACAAGAAGATGAGAAGAAAGATGTTCATCAAAACGTGGATGAGTTGGCGAGGGCTTACAGGGCCTATTATCCTCACGCGACCATGTATTACCATGTTTCAAGTGTTGAGGATGGTACTAATGCTTGtgtcatttcttaa
- the LOC7468347 gene encoding uncharacterized protein PAM68-like isoform X1: protein MNTLVCSQKSPLYLANSSPWKPMAPSILPTSIQKTLNNPPATWKVQASAKGFGSAPPSIQESSIKKTSKNTNNNDDEEIPEEVLYRIIKRVLVSVGAPMALAFASMNVIGLVMEQHIWNVPKWFMFLTLFLTLGASVCGIAYGALSTSMDPNEKGSFLGFEQVQKNWVEMWKEEDEGKKSWD from the coding sequence ATGAATACTCTAGTTTGTTCACAAAAATCACCCCTCTATCTTGCAAACTCTTCACCATGGAAGCCAATGGCTCCTTCTATCCTCCCAACAAGCatacaaaaaaccctaaacaaccCACCTGCAACATGGAAAGTGCAAGCAAGTGCTAAAGGCTTTGGTAGCGCCCCACCTTCCATACAAGAAAGTAGCATTAAGAAAACCTCCAAAAACACCAACAACAATGACGACGAAGAAATCCCAGAAGAGGTGCTTTATAGAATCATAAAGAGAGTCTTGGTATCCGTTGGGGCACCTATGGCACTTGCCTTTGCATCAATGAACGTGATAGGTTTGGTCATGGAGCAGCATATATGGAATGTGCCAAAATGGTTCATGTTTTTGACACTTTTTCTTACTTTAGGAGCTTCTGTTTGTGGGATTGCTTATGGGGCTTTATCTACTAGCATGGATCCAAACGAAAAGGGATCGTTTCTTGGGTTTGAACAAGTCCAGAAGAATTGGGTTGAGATGtggaaagaagaagatgagggcAAGAAATCTTGGGACTGA
- the LOC7468346 gene encoding heavy metal-associated isoprenylated plant protein 39, whose product MKKAVLKLDLHDEKAKTKAMKKVSSLSGVDSISMDMKDKKLTVIGDVDPVDIVSKLRKLCNTEIITVGPAKEPEKKKEEPKKEEPKKQQDPKKKEQDAVDELVKAYKAYNPHMTTYYHVRSVEDDPNACVIS is encoded by the exons ATGAAG AAAGCTGTGTTGAAATTGGATTTGCATGACGAGAAAGCCAAGACAAAAGCCATGAAGAAAGTCTCTAGTCTTTcag GGGTGGATTCAATATCCATGGACATGAAGGACAAGAAGTTGACAGTGATTGGGGACGTTGATCCAGTAGACATAGTGAGCAAACTGAGAAAGCTATGTAACACAGAAATAATTACAGTAGGACCAGCAAAAGAgccagagaagaagaaggaagaaccCAAGAAAGAAGAGCCAAAGAAGCAACAAGATCCGAAGAAGAAAGAACAAGATGCTGTGGACGAGCTGGTCAAGGCTTACAAGGCCTATAATCCTCATATGACTACATATTATCATGTTAGAAGTGTTGAGGATGATCCAAATGCCTGTGTAATTTCTTAA